Proteins co-encoded in one Quercus robur chromosome 8, dhQueRobu3.1, whole genome shotgun sequence genomic window:
- the LOC126696503 gene encoding uncharacterized mitochondrial protein AtMg00310-like, translated as MACFKLPATLCHEIEMMICRFFWGQKGDNRKVHWVKWQDLCKPKSQGGMGFKNLSLFNDALLAKHTWRLLHDSNPLFYRVFKAKFFPNSTVMEAKILANASYAWRSIMRGRDVIKRGSRWRIGSRDSIHIWGDNWLPIKANPKLLSPSIEDSTITFVSDLIDQEQKVWREDVLENSFYPFEVSIIKNIPLCRTIQEDVLIWPFNPNSTYTVKSGYKFLYEEHLGRQPGPSENEALKPLWKKIWGLNVPNKVKHLA; from the coding sequence ATGGCTTGTTTTAAGCTCCCCGCAACACTTTGCCATGAGATTGAAATGATGATATGCAgatttttttggggtcaaaagGGTGATAATAGGAAGGTTCATTGGGTTAAGTGGCAGGACTTGTGTAAGCCTAAATCTCAAGGTGGTATGGGGTTTAAAAATCTCTCCCTCTTTAATGATGCTCTTTTGGCAAAACACACATGGAGGTTGCTTCATGACTCAAACCCCTTATTCTACCGTGTTTTTAAAGCCAAATTCTTTCCCAATTCTACGGTGATggaggccaaaatacttgcaaATGCTTCTTATGCATGGCGAAGTATTATGCGGGGAAGAGATGTAATCAAACGGGGGAGTAGGTGGAGAATTGGTTCGAGGGACTCGATTCACATCTGGGGGGATAACTGGCTGCCAATCAAAGCTAATCCAAAGCTATTGTCACCATCTATTGAGGACAGCACCATTACATTCGTTAGTGATTTGATAGACCAAGAGCAGAAAGTTTGGAGGGAAGATGTTTTAGAGAATAGCTTCTACCCGTTTGAAGTGAGTATCATAAAAAATATCCCCCTTTGTAGGACGATTCAAGAGGATGTTTTGATTTGGCCTTTCAACCCAAACAGTACCTACACTGTTAAATCCGGGTACAAGTTTTTGTATGAAGAGCACCTTGGTAGGCAACCTGGTCCATCTGAGAATGAAGCCTTGAAGCCACTGTGGAAGAAGATTTGGGGCCTCAATGTTCCAAACAAAGTGAAGCATCTGGCCTAG
- the LOC126696504 gene encoding uncharacterized protein LOC126696504: MHQEDAVHALLLCSELKPLWCTRPERNHGTLHACSSFIDVFDFIFAGKKEPELFAAVIWTIWNRRNNLCLGKPALPLDKVLEFTQERLTGTVATNERSSHPHGRATNHWTTPDANRFKINFDGAIFVDRDRAGIGVVIRNDVGMIMASLTQQIPLPTSVIEVEALAARRALELALELGFDDIILEGDFELLIKNLKNGDSKLTHYGNIAADILFLLSHFSKANISFVRRHCNQLAHSLARRAIITPSMSVWMEKVPPNLESVFLADFESLP; encoded by the coding sequence ATGCACCAAGAAGATGCTGTGCATGCCTTGTTGCTCTGTTCAGAACTGAAGCCTTTGTGGTGCACACGGCCAGAGCGGAACCATGGCACGCTCCATGCGTGCTCCTCCTTTATTGACgtgtttgatttcatttttgcaggaaaaaaaGAGCCGGAGCTATTTGCAGCAGTAATTTGGACAATTTGGAATAGGCGCAACAACCTATGCCTCGGCAAACCGGCCTTACCACTGGACAAAGTGTTGGAGTTTACCCAGGAACGGTTGACGGGGACTGTAGCTACCAACGAGCGATCTTCGCACCCCCATGGACGAGCAACAAATCATTGGACAACACCTGATGCTAACAGGTTCAAGATAAACTTTGATGGAGCGATATTTGTAGACAGGGACCGTGCTGGGATCGGTGTGGTAATCCGAAATGACGTTGGAATGATTATGGCGTCCTTGACTCAACAAATACCTCTACCAACATCAGTCATTGAGGTGGAAGCGTTGGCGGCTAGAAGAGCTTTGGAACTTGCTTTGGAACTTGGCTTTGACGATATAATTCTTGAAGGTGACTTTGAGCTCCTTATAAAGAACCTGAAGAATGGAGACAGCAAGCTGACCCACTACGGTAACATAGCAGCTGATATTCTGTTTCTGTTGTCTCACTTCTCTAAAGCAAATATATCTTTTGTCAGGAGACATTGTAACCAGTTAGCACATTCATTAGCAAGGAGAGCAATAATAACTCCTAGTATGTCCGTTTGGATGGAAAAAGTGCCACCAAACCTTGAATCTGTATTTCTGGCTGATTTTGAGAGCCTACCTTAA
- the LOC126697088 gene encoding calcium-binding protein CML24-like has translation MWNSFGTCLTPLHRRARTFFQQLSDIHKMSGCKKRKKPNRFASKFDYSPSSFASMEVSNQFKQVFKIIDTNGDGKISTFELSEVLLCLGYEKSAAFKEAEGIVKDMDCNGDGLIDLDEFMDVIDTSRKPMVEEEEDYLMDAFLIFDIDKNGLISPKELQQVLVNLGYDKCSLEECRRMIKGVDKDGDGFVDFEDFQSMMKGSAY, from the coding sequence atGTGGAACTCTTTTGGAACTTGCTTGACTCCTCTCCACAGGAGGGCTAGAACCTTCTTTCAACAGCTGAGTGACATACACAAAATGAGTggatgcaagaaaagaaaaaaacccaataGATTTGCTTCCAAGTTTGACTACTcaccctcttcttttgcttCCATGGAAGTGTCTAATCAATTCAAACAAGTTTTCAAGATCATTGACACTAATGGGGATGGCAAGATATCAACCTTTGAGCTCAGTGAAGTCCTTCTCTGCCTTGGTTATGAGAAATCAGCAGCCTTCAAGGAAGCTGAAGGAATTGTGAAAGACATGGATTGTAACGGGGATGGGCTCATTGACTTGGACGAGTTCATGGATGTCATAGACACTAGTAGAAAGCCAATGGTCGAGGAAGAGGAAGATTATCTCATGGATGCTTTTCTCATCTTTGATATTGATAAGAACGGTCTGATCTCACCAAAAGAATTGCAGCAAGTTCTTGTCAACCTTGGATATGATAAATGCAGTCTTGAAGAGTGTAGGCGTATGATCAAAGGGGTTGATAAGGATGGAGATGGCTTTGTGGATTTTGAAGATTTCCAATCCATGATGAAAGGAAGCGCATATTAA
- the LOC126697089 gene encoding brefeldin A-inhibited guanine nucleotide-exchange protein 2, with product MASSEADSRLSQVISPALEKIVKNASWRKHSKLAHECKSVIEKLKLPPKEQEEPTGPEPEPESESDSSGPGPLHDGGPIEYSLADSESILSPLISAANSGFLKIADPAADCIQKLIAHGYLRGEADPSGGDEAKLLSNLIESVCKCHSLGDDQMELLVLKTLLSAVTSISLRIHGDCLLQIVRTCYDIYLGSKNVVNQTTAKASLIQMLVIVFRRMEADSSTVPIQPIVVAELMEPVEKSDADGSMTMFVQGFITKIMTDFDGVFHPATPGKLSLGGHDGAFETRTVETTNPADLLDSTDKDMLDAKYWEISMYKTALEDRKGELADGEGERDEDLEVQIGNKLRRDAFLVFRALCKLSMKTPPKEALADPQLMKGKIVALELLKILLENAGAVFRTSERFLGAIKQYLCLSLLKNSASTLMIVFQLSCSIFISLVSRFRAGLKAEIGVFFPMIVLRVLENVAQPNFQQKMIVLRFLEKLCVDSQILVDIFINYDCDVNSSNIFERMVNGLLKTAQGTPPGVVTTLLPQQEVTMKLEAMKCLVEILKSMGDWMNKQLRIPDPHSTKKFEAADSSHEPGNLPMANGNADEPVEGSDSHSEASNEASDVLTIEQRRAYKLELQEGISLFNRKPKKGIEFLINANKVGNSPEEIATFLKNASGLSKSLIGDYLGEREELSLKVMHAYVDSFDFQGMEFDEAIRAFLQGFRLPGEAQKIDRIMEKFAERYCKCNPKAFISADTAYVLAYSVIMLNTDAHNPMVKNKMSADDFIRNNRGIDDGKDLPEEYLRSLFERISRNEIKMKEDNLALQQKQSMNSNRLLGLDSILNIVIRKRGEDKFMETSDDLIRHMQEQFKEKARKSESVYYAATDVVILRFMIEVCWAPMLAAFSVPLDQSDDEVVIALCLEGFRYAIHVTAVMSMKTHRDAFVTSLAKFTSLHSPADIKQKNIDAIKAIVTIADEDGNYLQEAWEHILTCVSRFEHLHLLGEGAPPDATFFAFPQNEPEKSKQAKSTILPVLKKKGPGKIQYAASTVMRGSYDSAGIGGNASGAVTSEQMNNLVSNLNMLEQIGSSEMNRIFTRSQKLNSEAIIDFVKALCKVSMEELRSASDPRVFSLTKMVEIAHYNMNRIRLVWSSIWNVLSDFFVAIGCSENLSIAIFAMDSLRQLSMKFLEREELANYNFQNEFMKPFVIVMRKSRAVEIRELIIRCVSQMVLSRVNNVKSGWKSMFMVFTTAAYDDHKNIVLLAFEIIEKIVRDYFPYITETETTTFTDCVNCLIAFTNNRFNKDISLNAIAFLRFCATKLAEGDLGSSSRNKEKEASAKALSPTGKDGKQENGEMADKVDHLYFWFPLLAGLSELSFDPRPEIRKSALQVLFETLRNHGHHFSLSLWERVFESVLFPIFDYVRHAIDPSGGNLPGQGTDSETGDLDQDAWLYETCTLALQLVVDLFVKFYNTVNPLLRKVLMLLVSFIKRPHQSLAGIGIAAFVRLMSNAGDLFSEEKWLEVALSLKEAANATVPDFSFILSEHALPRENNGESGESDVSGMPDNDSESLRTHHFYASLTDAKCRAAVQLLLIQAVMEIYNMFRSHLSAKNDLVLFAAMHDVASNAHKINSNAVLRSKLLEFGSMTQMQDPPLLRLENESYKICFTLLQNLILDRPPSYDEAQVESYLVDLCQEVLQFYIETAQSVQMSVSSLGQPQWPIPLGSGKRRELAARAPLIVATLQAVCSLEEHSFEKNLDRFFPLLSSLISCEHGSNEVQVALSDMLSSSVGPILLRSC from the exons ATGGCTTCTTCGGAAGCCGATTCCCGGCTAAGCCAGGTGATATCTCCGGCGCTCGAGAAGATCGTCAAAAACGCTTCGTGGCGTAAACACTCCAAGCTAGCTCACGAGTGCAAATCCGTTATCGAAAAGCTCAAACTACCTCCCAAGGAGCAAGAAGAACCAACcggacccgaacccgaacccgaaTCCGAGTCCGATTCGTCTGGCCCGGGTCCGCTCCACGACGGCGGGCCAATCGAGTACTCCCTCGCCGATTCCGAGTCGATCCTCAGTCCACTCATCAGCGCCGCCAATTCCGGCTTTCTCAAAATCGCTGATCCCGCCGCGGATTGTATCCAGAAATTGATTGCCCACGGTTATCTCCGCGGCGAGGCGGACCCGTCCGGCGGCGATGAGGCGAAGCTGCTGTCGAATCTGATCGAGTCGGTGTGCAAATGCCACAGTTTAGGCGATGATCAGATGGAGTTGTTGGTTCTCAAGACGCTGTTGTCGGCAGTGACCTCGATCTCGCTGCGAATCCATGGGGATTGCTTGCTTCAGATCGTGAGGACGTGTTACGATATCTACCTCGGGAGCAAGAACGTGGTGAATCAGACGACGGCGAAGGCGTCGTTGATTCAAATGTTGGTCATCGTTTTCCGGAGAATGGAGGCGGACTCGTCGACCGTGCCTATTCAGCCTATTGTGGTGGCGGAGTTGATGGAACCGGTGGAGAAATCCGATGCGGACGGTTCTATGACAATGTTCGTGCAAGGGTTTATAACGAAGATAATGACGGACTTTGACGGAGTTTTTCATCCGGCTACGCCTGGGAAGTTATCGTTGGGCGGTCACGACGGTGCATTCGAGACTAGGACGGTTGAGACGACGAATCCAGCGGATTTGTTGGATTCTACGGATAAGGATATGTTGGATGCGAAGTATTGGGAGATTAGCATGTATAAGACGGCTTTGGAGGATCGGAAAGGTGAATTGGCGGATGGGGAGGGAGAGAGGGATGAAGACTTGGAGGTTCAGATTGGGAATAAGCTTCGAAGGGATGCATTTTTGGTGTTCCGGGCGCTTTGCAAGTTGTCGATGAAGACACCTCCAAAGGAGGCGCTGGCTGATCCACAGTTGATGAAGGGGAAGATTGTGGCTTTGGAGTTGTTGAAGATTTTGTTGGAGAATGCTGGCGCTGTGTTTAGGACTAGTGAGAG GTTTTTAGGTGCCATTAAGCAATACTTGTGTCTATCATTGTTGAAGAACAGTGCTTCGACGCTTATGATTGTTTTCCAACTTTCTTGCTCCATTTTCATAAGTCTGGTGTCAAGATTTAGAGCTGGATTGAAAGCAGAGATTGGAGTATTTTTTCCTATGATTGTTCTCAGAGTTTTAGAAAATGTTGCTCAACCTAATTTTCAGCAGAAGATGATTGTGCTTCGGTTTCTTGAGAAGCTCTGTGTTGATTCACAAATCTTGGTGGACATATTTATCAACTATGATTGTGATGTTAATTCTTCAAACATATTTGAGAG AATGGTCAATGGACTTCTTAAAACTGCACAAGGTACCCCCCCTGGTGTAGTCACTACATTGTTGCCACAACAGGAGGTGACCATGAAACTTGAAGCTATGAAATGTTTAGTGGAAATTCTGAAATCAATGGGAGATTGGATGAATAAACAGTTGCGTATTCCAGATCCTCATTCCACCAAGAAATTTGAAGCAGCTGATAGCAGTCATGAACCTGGAAATCTTCCCATGGCAAATGGGAATGCAGATGAACCTGTTGAAGGATCTGATTCTCATTCGGAAGCTTCCAACGAGGCTTCTGATGTTTTGACAATTGAGCAACGACGAGCTTACAAGCTGGAACTTCAG GAAGGTATATCTCTTTTCAATCGGAAACCTAAGAAAGGGATTGAATTTCTTATAAATGCAAACAAGGTGGGCAACTCACCTGAGGAGATAGCAACTTTTCTAAAAAATGCATCTGGTTTGAGCAAGTCTTTGATAGGTGATTATCTAGGAGAAAGGGAAGAGTTATCATTGAAAGTAATGCATGCATATGTGGATTCTTTTGACTTCCAAGGCATGGAGTTTGATGAGGCGATTAGGGCCTTTCTTCAAGGCTTTAGGTTGCCTGGTGAGGCACAGAAGATTGATCGAATCATGGAAAAGTTCGCTGAGCGCTATTGCAAATGTAATCCAAAGGCTTTTATTAGTGCTGACACAGCCTATGTTCTTGCTTACTCTGTTATAATGCTTAATACTGATGCTCATAACCCTATGGTGAAGAACAAG ATGTCGGCTGATGATTTTATAAGAAACAATCGTGGCATAGATGATGGAAAAGATTTACCTGAGGAGTACCTGAGGTCATTATTTGAACGAATATCAAGAAATGAGATTAAAATGAAGGAAGATAACTTGGCTCTTCAACAAAAACAGTCTATGAACTCGAACAGACTTCTAGGCTTGGACAGCATCCTCAATATAGTGATCCGTAAGCGTGGAGAAGACAAATTTATGGAAACCAGTGATGATCTTATTAGGCACATGCAGGaacaatttaaagaaaaagcACGCAAATCTGA GTCAGTTTATTATGCTGCAACAGATGTGGTGATCCTTAGATTCATGATTGAGGTATGCTGGGCTCCTATGTTGGCTGCATTCAGTGTTCCGCTAGACCAAAGTGATGATGAGGTAGTAATAGCTCTGTGTCTTGAAGGGTTCCGGTATGCAATTCATGTTACTGCTGTGATGTCCATGAAGACACATAGAGATGCTTTTGTGACTTCCCTAGCCAAGTTTACCTCTCTCCACTCTCCTGCTGATATCAAGCAGAAAAACATTGATGCAATTAAG GCAATAGTTACAATCGCTGATGAAGATGGGAATTACTTACAAGAAGCTTGGGAGCATATTTTGACATGTGTTTCTAGATTTGAGCATCTACATCTCTTGGGAGAAGGTGCTCCTCCAGATGCCACTTTTTTTGCCTTTCCTCAGAATGAGccagaaaaatcaaaacaagcTAAGTCCACTATCCttcctgttttgaaaaaaaagggaCCTGGAAAGATTCAGTATGCAGCTTCAACTGTGATGCGGGGTTCGTATGATAGTGCTGGTATTGGTGGCAATGCTTCAGGGGCAGTCACCTCTGAACAGATGAACAATTTAGTCTCTAATTTAAACATGTTAGAACAAATTGGTAGTTCTGAAATGAATCGCATATTCACACGGAGTCAAAAGTTAAACAGTGAGGCAATAATAGACTTTGTTAAGGCCCTTTGCAaggtttctatggaggaattgcGATCTGCATCTGATCCACGTGTTTTCAGCCTTACAAAGATGGTTGAGATTGC GCACTATAACATGAACCGCATTAGGCTTGTGTGGTCAAGCATCTGGAATGTGCTCTCTGATTTCTTTGTAGCCATTGGCTGTTCTGAAAACCTTTCTATTGCAATATTTGCAATGGATTCTTTACGCCAGTTGTCTATGAAATTTTTAGAGCGAGAAGAATTGGCTAATTATAATTTCCAAAATGAGTTTATGAAAccttttgttattgttatgcgCAAGAGTCGTGCTGTTGAAATCAGAGAACTAATTATCAGATGTGTCTCACAAATGGTGTTATCTCGTGTCAACAATGTTAAATCTGGATGGAAGAGCATGTTCATG GTCTTCACGACTGCAGCTTATGATGACCACAAAAACATTGTTCTATTGGCCTTCGAAATAATTGAGAAGATTGTGCGAGATTACTTCCCATACATTACCGAGACTGAAACCACCACCTTTACAGACTGTGTGAATTGCCTGATTGCATTCACCAACAATAGATTTAACAAAGATATTAGCCTCAATGCTATTGCCTTTCTTCGGTTCTGTGCAACAAAACTTGCTGAAGGAGATCTTGGCTCCTCATCAAGGAATAAGGAGAAGGAAGCTTCTGCAAAGGCTTTGTCTCCGACAGGAAAAGATGGTAAACAAGAGAATGGAGAGATGGCAGATAAGGTTGATCACCTCTATTTTTGGTTCCCTTTGTTGGCTG GTTTGTCAGAACTTAGCTTTGACCCTAGGCCTGAAATCAGGAAGAGTGCCTTACAAGTGCTGTTTGAGACCTTACGCAACCATGGTCACCATTTCTCACTTTCTTTGTGGGAACGAGTGTTTGAATCGGTTCTATTTCCAATATTTGACTACGTTCGACATGCCATTGATCCTTCTGGGGGGAACTTGCCAGGGCAGGGAACTGATAGTGAAACAGGTGATCTTGATCAAGATGCATGGCTCTACGAGACATGCACATTGGCCCTCCAACTAGTTGTAgatctttttgttaaattttataacaCAGTCAATCCACTTTTGAGAAAAGTGTTGATGCTTCTTGTGAGCTTTATTAAGCGTCCTCACCAAAGCCTTGCTGGTATTGGTATTGCTGCATTTGTCCGTTTGATGAGCAATGCAGGGGATCTGTTTTCTGAGGAAAAGTGGCTTGAAGTGGCTTTGTCATTGAAAGAAGCTGCTAATGCCACAGTTCCTGATTTCTCTTTCATTCTCAGTGAGCATGCTTTACCTAGAGAAAATAATGGGGAATCTGGGGAGTCTGATGTGTCTGGCATGCCGGATAATGATTCAGAGAGCCTGAGGACACATCATTTCTATGCTTCTTTGACTGATGCTAAGTGCCGAGCTGCTGTTCAACTTTTATTGATTCAG GCAGTGATGGAAATCTACAACATGTTTCGGTCTCACCTTTCAGCAAAAAACGACTTGGTCCTCTTTGCTGCTATGCATGATGTGGCATCCAATGCTCATAAGATCAATAGCAATGCTGTCCTACGTTCAAAGCTTCTAGAGTTTGGCTCAATGACCCAAATGCAAGACCCTCCACTATTGCGGCTTGAGAATGAGTCTTACAAAATTTGCTTCACACTCTTACAGAATCTTATACTGGATAGGCCTCCAAGTTATGATGAGGCTCAAGTGGAATCCTACCTTGTTGACCTTTGCCAGGAGGTCTTGCAGTTTTATATTGAAACTGCTCAGTCAGTACAGATGTCTGTATCATCCCTTGGGCAGCCCCAGTGGCCAATTCCCTTAGGTTCTGGGAAACGGAGAGAATTGGCTGCTCGTGCACCTCTTATTGTTGCCACTCTCCAGGCTGTCTGCAGTCTGGAAGAGCATTCATTTGAGAAGAACTTGGATCGGTTCTTCCCCTTACTTTCAAGCTTGATAAGTTGTGAACATGGGTCAAATGAGGTCCAGGTAGCCCTCAGTGATATGCTTAGCTCGTCAGTTGGTCCTATTTTGCTTCGGTCGTGTTGA